In the genome of Pangasianodon hypophthalmus isolate fPanHyp1 chromosome 23, fPanHyp1.pri, whole genome shotgun sequence, one region contains:
- the rida gene encoding 2-iminobutanoate/2-iminopropanoate deaminase isoform X1, with protein sequence MDSVTRHIPYTPKAPIRQGIYSQAVVVDRTMYISGQLGMDAATGQLVAGGVQAQAKQALINMGEILKAAGCGYENVVKTTVLLADMKDFNNVNDVYKQFFSSNFPARAAYQVAALPRDGLVEIEAVAVLGPITDAS encoded by the exons ATGGATTCAGTTACAAGACATATACCTTATACACCTAAAGCCCCAATCAGACAGGGCATATACAG CCAGGCCGTGGTGGTGGATCGCACTATGTACATCTCTGGGCAGCTGGGAATGGACGCAGCAACAGGACAGTTAGTTGCAGGAGGCGTCCAGGCCCAGGCCAAACag GCCCTTATTAACATGGGAGAGATTCTGAAAGCAGCTGGATGTGGATATGAAAATG TTGTTAAGACAACTGTACTCTTGGCAGACATGAAGGACTTCAACAATGTCAATGATGTTTATAAGCAAT TCTTCAGTAGCAACTTCCCAGCTAGAGCTGCTTATCAAGTTGCTGCCCTGCCCCGA GATGGCCTTGTTGAGATTGAGGCAGTTGCTGTGTTAGGACCCATAACAGACGCATCCTGA
- the rida gene encoding 2-iminobutanoate/2-iminopropanoate deaminase isoform X2: protein MSAVIRRIINTAAAPAAIGPYSQAVVVDRTMYISGQLGMDAATGQLVAGGVQAQAKQALINMGEILKAAGCGYENVVKTTVLLADMKDFNNVNDVYKQFFSSNFPARAAYQVAALPRDGLVEIEAVAVLGPITDAS, encoded by the exons ATGTCTGCAGTAATTCGGAGGATTATCAACACTGCTGCTGCTCCGGCTGCAATCGGACCTTACAG CCAGGCCGTGGTGGTGGATCGCACTATGTACATCTCTGGGCAGCTGGGAATGGACGCAGCAACAGGACAGTTAGTTGCAGGAGGCGTCCAGGCCCAGGCCAAACag GCCCTTATTAACATGGGAGAGATTCTGAAAGCAGCTGGATGTGGATATGAAAATG TTGTTAAGACAACTGTACTCTTGGCAGACATGAAGGACTTCAACAATGTCAATGATGTTTATAAGCAAT TCTTCAGTAGCAACTTCCCAGCTAGAGCTGCTTATCAAGTTGCTGCCCTGCCCCGA GATGGCCTTGTTGAGATTGAGGCAGTTGCTGTGTTAGGACCCATAACAGACGCATCCTGA
- the stk3 gene encoding serine/threonine-protein kinase 3: MEQPVPKNKLKKLSEDSLTKQPEEVFDVLEKLGEGSYGSVFKAIHKESGQVVAIKQVPVESDLQEIIKEISIMQQCDSPYVVKYYGSYFKNTDLWIVMEYCGAGSVSDIIRLRNKTLTEDEIATILKSTLKGLEYLHFMRKIHRDIKAGNILLNTEGHAKLADFGVAGQLTDTMAKRNTVIGTPFWMAPEVIQEIGYNCVADIWSLGITSIEMAEGKPPYADIHPMRAIFMIPTNPPPTFRKPELWSDDFTDFVKKCLVKNPDQRATATQLLQHPFITSAKPVTILRDLITEAMEMKAKRQQEQQRELEEEDDNSEEEVEVDSHTMVKSGSESAGTMRATGTMSDGAQTMIEHGSTMLESDLGTMVINSDEEDEDEDVGSMRRNPTVPQAQRPSFMDYFDKQDSNKAQESYNHNQQDPYHMPKTAFPDNWKVPQDGDFDFLKNLDFEELQMRLSALDPMMEREIEELRQRYTAKRQPILDAMDAKKRRQQNF; this comes from the exons TAAATTGAAGAAGCTCAGTGAAGACAGTCTAACCAAGCAACCAGAGGAAGTTTTTGATGTCCTTGAAAAACTTGGTGAAGG GTCCTATGGAAGTGTGTTCAAAGCAATCCATAAAGAATCAGGCCAAGTGGTGGCCATTAAGCAGGTTCCTGTGGAGTCGGACCTGCAGGAGATCATCAAGGAGATCTCCATTATGCAGCAATGTGACAG TCCCTATGTGGTGAAATACTATGgcagttattttaaaaacacagaccTGTGGATCGTGATGGAGTACTGTGGCGCTGGCTCTGTATCTGATATCATTCGGTTACGTAACAAAACA CTCACAGAAGACGAGATTGCTACTATCCTTAAATCCACATTGAAAGGTCTTGAGTATTTGCACTTCATGAGAAAGATCCATAGAGACATCAAAGCTGGGAATATTCTTCTTAATACTGAGGGACATGCTAAACTGGCAGACTTCGGAGTAGCTGGGCAGCTTACT GACACGATGGCTAAGAGGAACACTGTGATTGGCACACCGTTCTGGATGGCTCCGGAGGTGATTCAGGAGATTGGGTATAATTGTGTGGCAGATATCTGGTCTCTGGGCATCACTTCTATAGAAATGGCAGAGGGCAAACCTCCTTATGCAGACATTCATCCaatgaga GCGATTTTTATGATTCCAACGAATCCACCACCAACATTCCGGAAACCTGAACTGTGGAGTGACGATTTCACAGACTTTGTAAAGAAATGTTTAGTGAAGAACCCAGATCAGAGAGCCACAGCTACTCAACTGTTACAG CATCCCTTCATAACGAGTGCTAAACCGGTGACCATTCTGAGGGACCTGATCACAGAAGCGATGGAGATGAAGGCAAAAAGACAACAGGAGCAGCAGCGTGAGCTGGAAGAGGAGGATGACAACTCG gaggaggaggtggaggtggactCACACACCATGGTGAAGTCTGGCTCAGAAAGCGCTGGCACCATGAGAGCAACAGGCACTATGAGTGACGGCGCTCAGACCATGATCGAGCACGGCAGCACCATGCTGGAGTCAGACCTGGGCACCATGGTCATCAACAGCGATGAGGAAGACGAAGATGAAGATGTGGGCTCAATGAGGA GAAACCCAACAGTGCCACAAGCACAGCGCCCATCTTTCATGGATTACTTTGATAAGCAGGACTCAAACAAAGCACAGGAGAGTTACAATCACAACCAGCAGGACCCTTACCATATGCCCAAGACTGCTTTCCCAGACAACTGGAAAGTACCACAAGATGGAGACTTCGATTTT ctgAAAAACCTCGACTTTGAGGAGCTGCAGATGCGCCTCAGTGCTCTGGACCCCATGATGGAGCGGGAAATCGAGGAGCTGCGGCAGCGCTACACAGCCAAGAGGCAGCCCATTCTCGATGCCATGGATGCCAAGAAGCGCCGGCAACAAAACTTCTAA